The nucleotide window CGTGAACAAACAATGAAAGACAGACAGATTCCagaagaaggaaagaaaaaattagaagaactTGCATGGATAAAAAGTATctgaaagatgggcagtggtgggaGTGTGCCAAACaaaatcatgtacaaagagttagaacccattacTGATATGCATAAGAGGAGATTAGGATTCTTTCGACATAATCATGTGGATGCAGTATTCAAGACTTCGGAAACTGCTAatgcagtacaatctcgactcggaAAATACAAAGGCAGGATGTAGAAGATTGAGAGAAATAAgataggatctgaaggaaattggcattACATCAGTAGACGCCACaggtacgataaaattaaatgagaaactcatgaacaaaaactcttataagataaaacctcacaacacaaacattttcaacactagaaaggacaCATGgattgaaatgtatgaaaaagtaatgggaggaccacaaggcccaaacagtcccatcaaagagacatgCTGAACAGACTGACTAGaatgatcctatgcggtcataaaagataataataatatatatatatttagcccaccaggctgatctagtgtttaactcatcacaaaaaagttgttttaacagctgattttcaaagtcgaaagttctcaggttcaaatcctagtaaaattcagttgcttttataagatttaatttaacagtgaatacctgtgtactctggtggttggggtttaattaaccatatgtctcaggaatggatGATCTGAGTCTCTACCAAACTAAACAAAGTGTAGTCTGATACATAACATTATCTCATTGAGGCATGgtgaaatttgtttacatgttgTGATCTTCTATGTATACTTTTCTCATCTAACtgtgaaaactattaaattatagaaatagttcataaatatttataaatttatgcattCAGAGTTCAAGATCACAGAATAATAACTTAGATTCATGTTTGCCTGTTCAAagagttattactatatttcagtttaatactagttataaatttttttttttaattgaattttaatgttttgaaatatgaaaatgttttccttcttagtgtggaaatttctaaaacaagggGCAGGACAAATACCAACATCACATTCACAACAATAATGTCGTGATTCCTTTCTTATATGGTTTCCATAATAACAACACATCTTGTAGgtgcaatttttattctgtatcgggAATATACGACAGGGGAATGTCATTCTCTGAGTATGAGAGGATCATCTCCTACAGAGAGCCTacaatttttgggagtgactttgatgaatttcaactttttgttgaATAAGGGGCTTCTCTGAATTGAAGAAGAGTGTACTGGActgtaaggtttaaaaaaaaattattaaaattgtatctccagctttttaatgtttttagtgaatggagtcatatataatttataattttctgtttaaaagaccAATAGTTGGTTGCTTTAAACTGTCTGCCCtaggtttgattttgtttcatgtgAAGCAACTAAAGTATGTCTGGGCACAGTCATGGTAATGTTCTCTGATAGTTTTGATGTCCattgtacataaatttctgtGGTATAAATAATTGAGCTGCTTGTGTGTGGCTGATTATCACCTTTATTTCAGTGGTAATATCATGTTTATGTAACACTTGTGTATATTTGTTgcatgaagaaaatattgcaaaacctcttcttctctttcattcttgagaatgactagtgccatttttattagtgatgtgtCTAATGTCAGGTCTCGCATTAATCATTcacttgacaatattttatatatatacactataattaagttcttaaatattcatgtaaaaaaaagttacacacaaataaatataaataaaaatctcaatatatgaaatgttttactgttttcagcgactttgttgtttttattataaatacttcaattttaacttagagtgtttttatttttgaagataatggaTGTACCTGTAAAGAATATCTACGTGTATGAAGCATTCCCCTCTAACAGTATCAAACTAGAAACTGAAGATGATACCACAAAGGAaactttattgttgattttaccACATCGCCCTATTGAAGATGATATTACACCTGTTTGTgtaagtataatttgatttattttttgctttttttgtgtcATATGGAAAGATCATCATGCCATTGaactataacattaaattattgattttgtgtttCAGGAAAGTGAATCTTTGCAAGTGAAAGAGGAGCCTATCAATAATGGGTGTGATAATTTTGATGAAGTGACAGATCCTCTTGTGAGTGAAGGGACCAACCTAATTAAATTAGaagatcataaaatcaaaaatgaagcAGTAAGTTAGTTTTACTCGCCCTTTCAGAGTGAATTTTGTAGAGTAGTTATGTGAGTGAAACTTTATGTAAGCACTTAAtgttgatgttttaatttgacttcaatgcatttttttaccatgttttggtttattctttAGTAATACATGAACTTTCAGGTATGAGGATCATTACAGTTCTGATGTTTAACtagactgatttttatttactgccACATTGGCCAAAAAGATACTGTTCTTTTACCACAATAATGTGCTGGTACACATAACTCTGATAGTAGTTGCAAAACTCAATGATAATTTACACTTTGACAAAGTCATCTGGAAGCATGTGCTGTATTCACCTGACTTGGCTTCAATTAATTACTTCCTCCTCccaaatctgaagaaatggctcattggacaaagatttatttctaatgatgcaAAGGTGAGAGAACTGCTCATTTCGCcgagttggacaaatcacatcatactgataatataaaaaaatttggaaaatctgagtaaatgaataaaatttcaagagaattaagttgaaagtttaaaaaaattcttcaaaaccttcCTGAACAACAAGTCAATATTTGtttgacttataaaattaattttctcagaattaaatttgtgattactgtgtttgctattttgttattttttacaacgtacacattgagaaaataaagtgtataatatatatatataaataaccattgtaatattctttaaatactaaattcatataaaaataaaattaaaataattttcttcttttttggcctaattttgtcataaaacttggatttttctaaaaattttagcaagacaaattttaatggtatttactgccaaaaatatttatttttatgatatgtgatttgtatataagtggtattattactaagttccagtcagaataaaattaaaaaaaacatttattggaaattaattagtttgtaatttgttttctttatctttttttttttaaaggaatctgagatcttattGAATGATGATGTTTCACCACAGGTTAATCctaatatgaaaagcaatgaacttcgaataaaagattttcacacagtgaagacaaaagatgggatggtattttatccatgtcgtgtaagtattagctattggttattgtaacaaacatgatttgtctcttcttaatttcattactatgtatatatttcaatgtgttcgtttttaacaaaatgtttgtaattgtatttagttcattttaattaatatcgatttattgagatgattgtgaatgataaatggtcaatgtgtgagagcaaagtgtgtttttgTAATTCATTGATGACCGAAGTATGTGAACTGTAACCTGTTGATAGAGTAGAACATTTTGTAAGCTTTGGGTGATatgttgttaattgtattcagtgttcatgtttcaatatttatcagaTAGGCAGTTTAAATTGGACCTGGTACAGACTAAACATGGTTGtgacataaaatctgtaaatgaaaagaaaataatataaaatctaattttgtgattacattaggaagacagacttaacatatctaccatattttgacaaaagatgtccgaagtgatcaccctgcacagctgatgcatcaatgctaaagtaatattattgacagtcacctgatgcaaactgttgtcaatgacttcagttttttattgtgaacatttgccttcagttattgatagtgtaGGACTTACAACTAGACAAATCATCTAGTCAGAATTGCACTAGACAAATCGTGTTGACAAGGAAACCACTGTTCCTGAAAAttattgcactgaagcatgaatagtttacaacagacAATAATAGATTAGAGCAGTAATATACACCTCCAATAATAGTGGTAATAGGAGCAGTGTAAAAGGTAACCCTCAAATACCTGTAGTTAAGCTctctcagtttggtttttaagattcttgccctgtgtggaaatatatatatatatattagtgtttcttgcatgcgcaccacatcatcagatttatttacaggtttttttaaatgtttttaatatattgttaaaagagGACGCGAatttagaagaatttaaaaaatatatatttttattttatttgttataaaattatacattataaatcatgtttttcagtttgatcatatgtatatatatgtagtatttttataataaaaaaatcaacttcaacAACCCcagtacagaattataaagtaaatgaaatgacacttaccttgttttttattccaaaagcacctttGCAGGATCCTTCACCAtcagctgtatataatatatttatataaaattacatatcaaacataataacaaattagaatattgtaaatagttaattttaatattaaaatgtcaagaaatttaatttaaataatactaggtaaagttaggacatttttcagatatttaaacatataaatacaaaagattcctacttgatcaactttcagacagaatatgatgATGACACTTAAaaaagcagcaacagatggcagcacatttatagataaaaaaaagaaatgattataatttttataaatagcgtgatttaaatccactcagtaatgtaaattggctttccaggttacatagcgtaaatttattctattttttaaatttaatttgttatttatagtagaagtagttattttatttaactgacttcatatgttttttatatatgattgtagttttttttttttattgtgtttgatatgtaattttatttaattgtattataaaaaactgatatgcaggatcccgcaaaagtgcttagaataaaaaataaaatgttatttcatttactttgtaattctttacttgggttgttgaagttggttttttattataaaaataccatatattGGTACAGAAGAATATCATATTTTACTATAATCTTAAGAGTGTCTAGTCTAAAAGTACAGCTTAATATTAAGAGAACCTGTTAACATAACTtggtaacgtttttttaaataaacatcaactctcgccatgttttaatgtaaatttgtctacttcagtgtatgcaccttttgtagctcttcagatgcctagacaataatctaactcCTGCCAGGTGTTTAAGAGCATCAGCTTCATTATTAGACCTACaccttcaaattttttgttttaaatcgtccaaatctcaaactttctttgttacaacttttaatgaaatttcaagcaaaaaagtTAGAGAAGTGATATTTGAAAGATATAGCTGGCCATGCAATTGGTAATTCATTTGATCCTACATCTGGGGAAGTGTTGTTCAggaacatggtaacatctcaatATAAGTGTGGTGGAACaacatcttgttggaaactgaatccggcaggaatctgaggaacaggaAAATTCTCAAACAGGTCGAGGTAAATGTGCCCTgtcacagtgggctccatgaaaaaatcagtctgattacaccatttttgtttcatcataaatAGACATTGACTTGGGTGGttccctttcatttttgattactgcatggggttttaagtacattaaatttgataGTGTGTCTTTAACTATCCTGCACATATGAAAAAGTTATCTCACCACTAAATAAGAtatctaactataaataattgttgtaactTGTATTCTTGCAAACTGAGTGCTTATGGTAATGTTGTGAACAGTGGAAAGAGATATTTACAATCCATAACTAGGTTGCCAAAAGAAGTTAATGGGATCGGCAGTGATTGCGTCACTTACTTGATCCACCTTTGATGATTTCTGTCTCTTAAAGTCATTACCTTGGAGGACGTTAAACTTGGACGTAAAAGAATTGATATTGcattcagtttgtacaagctGTTAAACATGTGTACATGATTAAAACTCCATTAACAAAAGCATGCACTGAATGGTTTTTGTGGGATCCACATCTTGATGGACTACAATCGCATTGGAGTCAGCTTGTCTGCACATCATATGCATATTCTACTGACTATTGAAAGTACACTGAGCAATTCTTGGAGATTTATGCTATCATTTGAGTCTACTAAGAAGTTAGGACTGAtttcctaaatataggccatttgttttggatacctttagcccaaacaatctgtaaagtttcagctatgtgtatagatatgcaataggataagtaaagtttgttattacattaaactttacttgtgaatcaataaataatattccaaacgatgtttattttgaatatatgtttaaaatattcagttttttatccatattttgcggctttttacaaaatagaataatgttattgtaatggaaataattttacattaattcataattactttttaattgttgttttaattttacaggttattattgataaattaaccatcAAAGGAAGTAATTTCATCAAAGGaagtaactgtaattttaatttaaagcaacatcttaatattcatacaaaagagaagaattatatttgtaacttttgtcaaaagtcatttaatcacaaaaccagtttaaaaatacatcttaatattcatacaaaagagaagaattatatttgtaacatttgtcaaaagtcatttaatcgaaAAACCAGTTTAaagcgacatcttaatattcatacaaaagagatgaattatatttgtaacttttgtcaaaagtcatttaatcacaaaaccagtttaaaaatacatcttaatattcatacaaaagagaagaattatatttgtaacttttgtcaaaagtcatttaatcgaaAAACCAGTTTAaagcgacatcttaatattcatacaaaagagatgaattatatttgtaacttttgtcaaaagtcatttaatcacaaaaccagtttaaaaatacatcttaatattcatacaaaagagaagaattatatttgtaacttttgtcaaaagtcatttactctcaaaagcaatttaaaaatacatcttaatattcatacagaagagaagaattatatttgtaacttttgtcaaaagtcatttaatcacaaaaccagtttaaaaatacatcttaatattcatacaaaagagaagaattatatttgtaacttttgtcaaaagtcatttaatcacaaaaccagtttaaaattacatcttaatattcatacaaaagagaagaattatatttgtaacttttgtcaaaagtcatttcatTCCAAAAGCAATTTAcaaagacatcttaatattcatacaaaagagaagaattatatttgtaacttttgtcaaaagtcatttaatcacaaaggcagtttaaaaatacatcttaatattcatacaaaagagaagaattatatttgtaacttttgtcaaaagtcatttaatcacaaaaccagtttaaagcgacatcttaatattcatacaaaagagaagaattatatttgtaacttttgtcaaaagtcatttaatcaaaaaaccagtttaaagcgacatcttaatattcataactaatttcaactatttcttatgatgttatttgtacttgcatacatggtctcacactcactacagacgttgagatgtttgttgtcattgattgatgggtacatatgacatcgcctgtgttttttctgtagcaattcaggttcaattattcctcttttaatttttaatacatttctaatattaaagtcAGCGATGTTGGAAGTCTGGATTCTTCAAGTCGTCTCATATTAGTTAAGGCAagtgattttcttaaatatatgtccatattttcagggcttatttttcatgaacattcgAAAGGTGCATAGATCCTGAAAACTGTCAAGCATCTTGTCTACAATTAGATACTTGGATGCAGAATAATTGGACTGGCAATTGAgaggaacattttaaataattcgaAAATATGAGCAGTTTTGTCACCATCTCATGTACTGGAGTGTACTGTAGTGTcgttaaaactaacagaaataaaaaccgcTGAAGGGAAATGGTTTCCCTGATTATAACACTTCCAGTTCCATCACTTTCCGTAGATTCCTCACAtcttctttactagaattaaatataccaaataaatacagtagtccattaaagcttttaattcataattatcgtgattaacaaaggaagttgcgaagcagtagttttagtgataatttaataattttatgtttaatataatgtataacatttcatcagtaaacagtaattcccaataataaattgaattaatagagattcaagtttttagcagttaattttatttgagaaagatgagACCTTATAACCTAAGTTCTTGAACTAATAAGTTCAGTAcccaatttataacaatttttttcataaacagactTTTGTCTAATTTCCTCTTCAACAATTCATCTGATACACTCatcgcgtttttgtttttaatttcacatacattgtcaggactttctatgtcacattcacactatcgctatcatattcactaaatatagattcactgtcctacagatcatcagttcgttaagatatcttcaatttcattttcattcaagcttttactacattcacaagaggtacttatactcagtaaactcataatttgttaaaaatgtaaaaaatacaatgacgattttattaccaaaaaaaagtaacattgctaCTATCATCGGATTGATTGTGAACtctcgtaaaaaataaactaataagtttTCATTGTACATGGCACTATAGC belongs to Lycorma delicatula isolate Av1 chromosome 1, ASM4794821v1, whole genome shotgun sequence and includes:
- the LOC142317960 gene encoding uncharacterized protein LOC142317960 — encoded protein: MKSNELRIKDFHTVKTKDGMVFYPCRVIIDKLTIKGSNFIKGSNCNFNLKQHLNIHTKEKNYICNFCQKSFNHKTSLKIHLNIHTKEKNYICNICQKSFNRKTSLKRHLNIHTKEMNYICNFCQKSFNHKTSLKIHLNIHTKEKNYISDLETPLNTVDNENLGSSNCHVNIANKNIPLRSKMTRRQQLRVKFV